The nucleotide sequence ACGGCATGCCGGCCAACGGGTTCGCGTCATCGGCCAAGCGCACGGCCGGCGCGGGGCCGATCGTCAGCACACTCGTGCAAAAGGTGCCGGCCAAGGCCGCAACTGTCAGGAGGGGAGCGGCCAGTCGTGCGACCGCACCAACAGCGGAGAACTTCACCTCAGGGAAATTAGTGCATCGAGTGCCTGTCGCCGACGGCAGGTGACGGGGCCTAACGGACCATGGACGGGTGGACGACCGGGCCGTCGAGCGCCGCCTTCGGATTCCATCCCGGCAGCAGGTTGCGTTGGCGGCACAGTTCCTGGCCCTGAACGCACTCGCCGTTGTACGCGTCCGCCTCCGGCGACGTCGCCAGCCAGTACACCACCTCCCCGATCACCTCGGGTGGTTGCCAGGTGCCGTCATCGGCCGAGAACCCGAAGCCGGCCATGTCCTGGGCAATGCGCTCCGTTTTGATCGCGCCCGGCTGGACATTGAAGGCGCGGATCCCCTGGTCGCCGTACTCGACCGCCAGCAGGCCGGCGATGCTGTGCCCCGCCGCCTTCGACATGGCGTAGCTCAGCCCCCACCCACCCTTGCCGGCCTTTGCCGGCGGCGCGTTGTAGGCCGCGCCGGAGGTGATGTAGATGATCGTGCCGCCGCCTTGTCGCAGCATCGCGGGTAGCAGGATCCGGTTGAGCAGCAGCGGCGCAAAAGCGTTGCCCTGCACATGCTTCTCCAGCACTTCGACCGGTGTATCGGCGATCAGATCCATATGCCCCGGGCCGATGAAGCGGGCGTTGTGCACCACCAAATCGACGGCGCCCCAACGTTCGAGCAGCGTTGTCGCCGCGGCGTTTAGCGATCCCCGGTCGAGCAGATCGGCCGGCAGCACCAGCGCCTCCGCGCCGGCCGCGCGCAGCGCGTCGGCCGTGCTCGTCAGGCTTCCCGGCAACGCCGAGGTGTCGGACTTCTTCACCGTGCTGGAATGTTCGCGCCGCTCGCCTTCCTCGAGCGTGCGTGCGGTGATGGCGACGTCAAAGCCGCCGCGCGCCAGCCGGATCGCGATCGCCTTGCCGATCCCGCGGCTCGCGCCCGTGACGAATGCTTTCCTGCGCTGCGGCACTGCCCTCTCCCGTCGGTCTTCGGAATGCTGGATGGTCTCTACTCTCACATGCGGTGCTCGCCTCGCCGTGATTTGGATCACCATCACCGCGCGATCGGGCAGCTTTCCCGACGTCGGCGCGTTGCCTGGGAGGTCACTACGTAGACGGTGACCTGGAAATTTCAAGCGAGGCCGACATGCAACACACCACGGTCAACCAGCGCCACGAAACCCGCGACTCCGTCGCCAGCGCATTTCTGCTCGTCGCCGGAATCCTCGTCATGATCGCCTCCGCGGATGCCCTCGCCGTGCTTATTGGCGCGGTCTTGATCGTCAGCCTGGTCTGGGGGTTGATCCGCGAAATCCGGCATCGTGTCCGGCACCGCGCGGCGCTGGCTTCGGTGACTCACCTGCCCACGGCTTCGACTGGTCGGCGCGGCGCGAAAACGATTGCGGCGCAACGCAACGCCGCGTAGCGGCGCAGATGCTGGTCAAACCCGCGCCCGCACAGCGGTCTTGCTAGCAAAGCAGACGTTCGCGGAATCTCGTCGAAAGGTGC is from Mycobacterium conspicuum and encodes:
- a CDS encoding SDR family NAD(P)-dependent oxidoreductase, whose amino-acid sequence is MVIQITARRAPHVRVETIQHSEDRRERAVPQRRKAFVTGASRGIGKAIAIRLARGGFDVAITARTLEEGERREHSSTVKKSDTSALPGSLTSTADALRAAGAEALVLPADLLDRGSLNAAATTLLERWGAVDLVVHNARFIGPGHMDLIADTPVEVLEKHVQGNAFAPLLLNRILLPAMLRQGGGTIIYITSGAAYNAPPAKAGKGGWGLSYAMSKAAGHSIAGLLAVEYGDQGIRAFNVQPGAIKTERIAQDMAGFGFSADDGTWQPPEVIGEVVYWLATSPEADAYNGECVQGQELCRQRNLLPGWNPKAALDGPVVHPSMVR